Proteins co-encoded in one Plectropomus leopardus isolate mb chromosome 14, YSFRI_Pleo_2.0, whole genome shotgun sequence genomic window:
- the LOC121953857 gene encoding G-protein coupled receptor 135 codes for MDSPVSTALRGGGGSNYTADTPGPSLTDQLGTTSPVVPRVVSIVTSLVTATTEATVGNTGNLLTFRDQRGSELSQIHQASTPSVLSAAESNSVLQGITVATQALVLLSIFLLSSLGNSAVVIVIIKHRQLRTVTNAFIMSLSLSDFLTAVLCLPFSFVMLFSKDGMWMFGDRFCVANGFFNTCFGIISTLTMTLISFDRYYAIVRQPQAKIGRQKATQLLIAVWLTAVIFSLPWYLLVPTPTEIHKRGFYHCMYVFHSGTSRMGTAYSICLIVVCYLLPFSLMCFCHYNICKTVRLSEIRVRPVTTYAYLLRFYSEMRTATTVLIMIVFIIFCWGPYCLMGLVAALGDYTFNPAMDTVAIWLAWANGAINPLIYALRNPNISMLLGRSREEGYRTRNIAAYLSSQTQNREIRLNQAERIRDRYVSRVGVNNNSRLSSSSPGKGGGGGEVAMWACKNPAVFFCRDAQPDTATLPNSISAPKMKTADTSL; via the exons ATGGATTCGCCTGTTAGCACGGCCCTGCGGGGCGGTGGCGGCAGTAACTACACAGCTGACACCCCAGGTCCGAGCCTCACTGACCAGCTGGGCACCACCTCACCTGTTGTGCCGAG GGTTGTTTCCATAGTAACCAGCCTTGTGACAGCCACCACCGAGGCCACGGTTGGAAACACAGGAAACCTATTGACGTTCAGGGACCAAAGAGGGAGCGAGCTCAGTCAGATCCATCAGGCGTCAACCCCGTCGGTGCTGAGCGCCGCTGAGAGTAACTCCGTCCTGCAGGGCATCACGGTGGCAACTCAGGCGCTGGTACTCctctccatcttcctcctctccagccTTGGTAACTCTGCAgtcgtcatcgtcatcatcaaaCACAGACAGCTCCGAACGGTGACCAATGCTTTCATCATGTCGCTGTCTCTGTCCGACTTCCTCACTGCCGTCCTGTGTCTGCCGTTCTCCTTTGTCATGCTCTTCAGTAAGGACGGGATGTGGATGTTTGGGGATCGTTTCTGTGTGGCAAACGGCTTTTTCAACACCTGCTTCGGGATCATTTCCACCCTCACAATGACTCTGATCTCCTTTGACAGGTACTACGCCATAGTCAGACAGCCACAGGCTAAAATCGGACGGCAGAAAGCAACTCAGCTGTTGATTGCCGTGTGGTTAACTGCAGTAATTTTCTCTCTGCCTTGGTATCTGTTGGTTCCAACACCAACAGAAATCCATAAGCGAGGGTTCTAccactgtatgtatgtgttccACTCTGGAACCTCACGCATGGGGACTGCTTATAGCATCTGCCTTATTGTTGTGTGCTATTTACTGCCCTTCTCTCTCATGTGTTTCTGTCACTATAACATCTGTAAGACAGTCCGTCTCTCTGAAATCAGAGTCAGGCCAGTGACCACGTACGCATACTTATTGcgattttacagtgaaatgcGAACAGCCACCACAGTCCTGATCATGAttgttttcatcatcttttGTTGGGGTCCGTATTGTTTAATGGGGTTGGTCGCAGCGCTAGGGGACTACACATTTAACCCTGCAATGGATACAGTTGCCATCTGGCTAGCCTGGGCAAACGGAGCCATCAACCCCCTAATCTACGCCCTGAGGAACCCCAATATATCCATGCTACTAGGgcggagcagagaggagggctATCGGACCCGAAATATTGCAGCGTACCTCTCCAGCCAAACCCAGAACCGTGAGATTCGGCTCAACCAAGCTGAGAGGATAAGGGACCGCTACGTGAGTCGAGTAGGGGTGAACAATAACAGCAGATTGTCAAGTTCAAGTCCCGGAAAAGGGGGAGGGGGCGGAGAGGTAGCAATGTGGGCTTGTAAAAACCCTGCGGTGTTCTTCTGCAGGGATGCCCAGCCGGACACCGCAACTCTACCCAACTCTATCAGTGCTCCTAAGATGAAGACAGCCGACACCAGCCTGTGA